In the genome of Pelagibacterium nitratireducens, one region contains:
- the galE gene encoding UDP-glucose 4-epimerase GalE encodes MAILVTGGAGYIGSHMVLHLADAGENVVVLDNLTTGFSWLVDHRVKLVEGNVADAELVSKIIAENEIDSIIHFAGSIIVPESVENPLKYYKNNTANTRDLIAAAVAGGVKHFIFSSTAAVYGMVGLEPVAEDAILSPVSPYGRSKLMSEWMLADVAAAHPITYGVLRYFNVAGADPQMRSGQSTAGATHLIKVAVQTALGHRETMSVFGDDYPTPDGTCVRDYIHVADLVAAHGLLLGHLRDGGESTTVNCGYGRGFSVDEVISTVKSVTGIDFPVEHGPRRPGDPASIVAGADRIKALGWVPKHDDLAGIVEMAYKWEKYLDTRNDRPSIL; translated from the coding sequence ATGGCTATACTGGTCACGGGCGGCGCGGGATATATCGGCTCGCATATGGTGCTGCATCTGGCGGATGCGGGCGAGAACGTCGTGGTACTCGACAATCTGACCACCGGTTTTTCCTGGCTGGTCGATCATCGGGTCAAGCTCGTTGAAGGCAATGTGGCCGATGCCGAGCTGGTGTCGAAAATCATTGCCGAAAACGAAATTGATTCGATCATTCATTTTGCCGGTTCGATCATCGTGCCGGAATCGGTGGAAAACCCGCTCAAATATTACAAGAACAATACGGCCAATACGCGCGATCTGATTGCCGCCGCGGTGGCGGGCGGGGTCAAGCATTTCATCTTTTCATCGACCGCGGCAGTCTATGGCATGGTGGGGCTCGAGCCGGTGGCCGAGGACGCAATCCTTTCGCCGGTCTCGCCCTATGGGCGCTCGAAACTGATGAGCGAATGGATGCTGGCCGATGTGGCTGCGGCCCATCCGATCACCTATGGGGTCTTGCGCTATTTCAACGTGGCGGGCGCGGACCCCCAAATGCGCTCGGGACAATCGACGGCGGGCGCTACGCACCTGATCAAGGTGGCAGTGCAGACCGCGCTGGGGCATCGCGAGACGATGAGCGTATTCGGCGATGACTATCCGACGCCCGATGGCACCTGCGTGCGCGACTATATCCATGTGGCCGACCTTGTTGCGGCGCATGGATTGCTGCTCGGGCATTTGCGCGATGGCGGGGAAAGCACCACCGTCAATTGCGGTTATGGGCGCGGGTTTTCGGTCGATGAGGTGATTTCGACCGTCAAATCGGTGACGGGGATCGATTTTCCCGTCGAACACGGGCCGCGCCGGCCGGGCGATCCGGCCTCGATCGTGGCAGGGGCCGACCGGATCAAGGCGCTGGGCTGGGTGCCCAAGCATGACGACCTCGCCGGAATCGTGGAGATGGCCTATAAATGGGAAAAATATCTCGATACGCGCAACGACCGGCCCTCCATTCTCTGA
- a CDS encoding lytic murein transglycosylase produces the protein MGKISRYAQRPALHSLIGAIFVWLGLAGAGLAQPVESFGAFKDRMEAVAVANGIDRDFYRAVMGPVTPDPSIPSLISGQPEFVTPIWAYLDARIGSGRIARGRAAVAANGGLLNAVGQRYGVDPYVLAAIWGMESDYGAVLSNRSLIKPIIPSLATLAHQRRGRVAEDEAELIAALAIAQARGSAEGLVGSWAGALGHLQLIPTAYLQYGQDGDGDGVADPHTSLADALASSANYLRGLGYRPGLDWGFEVEVPEGFDYLLADREAFRTIGFFAERGVARVAGREFTDLDIEVFLYVPAGAAGPKFLMTRNYLVFKGYNFSDSYAMAVAHLTDRLKGAGPFVASWPRGAQFPDRQQRIDIQTMLARLGYYGGVVDGNIGPVTQAAYARFQADAGLVADGFVTREAHRLLASAVQ, from the coding sequence ATGGGAAAAATATCTCGATACGCGCAACGACCGGCCCTCCATTCTCTGATCGGAGCGATTTTCGTCTGGTTGGGGCTGGCCGGAGCGGGTCTGGCGCAGCCGGTCGAGAGCTTCGGGGCGTTCAAGGACCGGATGGAAGCGGTTGCCGTAGCCAATGGCATAGACCGCGATTTCTATCGCGCGGTCATGGGGCCGGTCACGCCCGACCCTTCGATCCCGTCTCTGATTTCCGGGCAACCCGAATTCGTGACGCCGATCTGGGCGTATCTCGATGCCCGGATCGGATCGGGACGGATTGCGCGCGGGCGGGCGGCGGTCGCGGCCAATGGCGGATTGCTGAATGCCGTAGGGCAGCGCTATGGGGTCGATCCTTACGTTCTGGCGGCGATCTGGGGGATGGAATCCGATTATGGCGCGGTGCTGTCCAACCGCTCGCTCATCAAGCCGATCATCCCGTCTCTTGCAACGCTTGCCCATCAGCGGCGTGGGCGGGTGGCAGAGGATGAGGCCGAACTGATCGCTGCTCTGGCGATCGCGCAGGCGCGGGGATCGGCGGAAGGACTTGTGGGCTCCTGGGCCGGGGCGCTGGGGCATCTGCAACTCATTCCCACCGCCTATCTGCAATATGGGCAGGATGGCGATGGGGACGGCGTTGCCGATCCGCACACTTCGCTTGCCGATGCGCTGGCGTCATCGGCCAATTATCTGCGCGGGCTGGGTTATCGGCCCGGTCTCGATTGGGGGTTCGAGGTCGAAGTGCCCGAAGGGTTCGACTACCTGCTGGCCGATCGCGAGGCTTTTCGGACCATAGGCTTTTTCGCCGAGCGGGGCGTCGCACGGGTGGCGGGGCGAGAGTTCACCGACCTGGACATCGAGGTCTTCCTTTATGTTCCGGCGGGGGCGGCAGGGCCGAAATTTTTGATGACGCGCAATTATCTGGTGTTCAAGGGATACAATTTCTCCGATTCTTACGCGATGGCGGTTGCCCATCTGACCGACAGGCTCAAGGGCGCCGGGCCGTTCGTTGCTTCATGGCCACGCGGCGCGCAATTTCCCGATCGCCAGCAGCGGATCGATATCCAGACGATGCTGGCGCGGCTGGGGTATTACGGGGGCGTGGTTGACGGCAACATCGGGCCGGTGACGCAGGCGGCCTATGCGCGGTTTCAGGCGGACGCGGGGTTGGTCGCTGACGGGTTCGTGACCCGCGAGGCGCATCGATTGCTGGCCAGTGCCGTTCAATAA